In the genome of Thermus tengchongensis, one region contains:
- the cas1 gene encoding CRISPR-associated endonuclease Cas1: protein MRLWITRQGAVLRSSRGQILLETEGQVEKAWPLEIVDEVVLVGSVQPSVNLLRTLSNRGVPVHLVATSGRYRGAFFLPLSGQAELLKLQVWSTLDPLPIAKRIVEGKIRAMGAVLRAWGKRVPRVREGASEVEAFLLMLSHAEDVESVRGIEGGATAAYFRHFAAMVPGPFAFAARTTRPPRDPVNALLSFGYSLLLTQVVTAIQMAGLHPALGYLHVSHGARPALALDLMEEFRSVFVDRLVVRMLRQGIVNLGHFRPVKGGVYLNDEGRGVFLRHFTRGLGTENEGFREHIFRYVQHFKGHLRGESFPFLVKGVP, encoded by the coding sequence ATGAGACTCTGGATCACTCGTCAAGGGGCTGTTCTGCGGAGTTCCCGCGGGCAAATCCTTTTGGAAACCGAGGGTCAGGTGGAGAAGGCTTGGCCGTTGGAGATTGTAGATGAAGTAGTGCTGGTAGGAAGTGTACAGCCCAGTGTTAATCTCTTGCGCACTTTGAGCAACCGCGGGGTACCCGTGCATTTGGTGGCTACAAGTGGGCGGTACCGAGGAGCGTTCTTTCTCCCGCTGAGCGGGCAAGCGGAGTTGCTGAAGCTTCAGGTCTGGAGCACGTTGGACCCTTTGCCCATAGCCAAGCGCATCGTGGAAGGCAAAATCCGGGCTATGGGGGCGGTATTGAGGGCCTGGGGCAAGCGCGTTCCCCGAGTGCGTGAGGGAGCGAGCGAAGTAGAAGCCTTCCTTTTGATGCTCTCTCACGCAGAGGACGTGGAGAGCGTACGGGGCATTGAAGGTGGCGCCACGGCCGCATATTTTAGGCATTTTGCAGCCATGGTGCCCGGCCCGTTTGCGTTTGCGGCCCGGACCACGCGCCCTCCCCGTGATCCCGTAAACGCCCTACTGTCTTTCGGGTATAGCCTGCTGCTCACCCAGGTAGTAACTGCTATACAGATGGCAGGTCTTCACCCGGCTTTGGGTTACCTACATGTATCGCACGGAGCACGCCCCGCCTTAGCCTTGGACCTGATGGAAGAGTTCCGGTCTGTTTTCGTGGACCGCCTGGTGGTACGAATGCTGCGGCAGGGCATTGTTAACCTCGGCCATTTCCGCCCCGTAAAGGGAGGTGTGTATTTGAACGACGAGGGGCGGGGTGTCTTTCTGCGACACTTCACTCGAGGGTTGGGTACCGAGAACGAGGGTTTTCGGGAGCACATTTTTCGCTACGTTCAGCATTTCAAGGGCCACCTACGGGGAGAGTCGTTCCCCTTTTTGGTTAAGGGGGTGCCGTGA
- the cas2 gene encoding CRISPR-associated endonuclease Cas2 translates to MRIVVSYDIPDDARRLKMAALLKSYGERVQLSVFEAELNPYQLKSLLGKIRELMEPEDSVRVYLLGKDWKKRTLTLGRATPLSFPEDDVI, encoded by the coding sequence GTGAGGATCGTGGTGAGCTACGATATACCCGATGACGCCCGGCGTCTAAAAATGGCGGCTCTCTTGAAAAGCTATGGAGAGAGGGTTCAGCTATCGGTGTTTGAGGCCGAGCTCAACCCTTATCAACTAAAGAGCTTGCTCGGCAAAATAAGGGAACTCATGGAGCCAGAGGACTCGGTTAGGGTCTATCTGTTGGGGAAGGATTGGAAGAAGCGCACGCTCACCCTCGGACGAGCAACACCCTTGAGCTTTCCTGAAGACGACGTGATTTAA